A window of Flavobacterium flavigenum contains these coding sequences:
- a CDS encoding SGNH/GDSL hydrolase family protein produces MKKRQIISILALLNLLIFIVSCKSSQVSTQRTDKNWVGTWATAQMLVEPNNMPPEPGLAENTIRQIIRVSIGGKQLRMRFSNIFSDQPTVLKSVSVANVVTAPEIDPTTQKILSFNGNPEITMNPEQEVFSDAFDFDLKPGQLLAITIHYGAASHKTSGHPGSRTTSYILQGDNIANAAFSGAIKTDHWYSIMGIDVNNDSCANIVCLGNSITDGRGSGTNKQNRWTDILSARLLANKKTDHIGVLNLGIGGNCVVKGGLGPTALNRFDRDVLSQKGTKWLMILEGVNDIGGIKNPEDAPLKAQELIEAYKVMIDKAHAKGIKVYGCTILPFQKSFYDAPHRQEARDIVNEWIRNSNAFDAVIDFDKEMASGMGSKTILSDMHDGDFLHPNESGYLRMGEAVDLDLFK; encoded by the coding sequence ATGAAAAAAAGACAAATAATATCGATTCTGGCCTTATTAAATCTGCTCATTTTTATTGTTAGTTGTAAATCTAGTCAAGTCAGTACACAAAGAACAGATAAAAATTGGGTAGGTACATGGGCAACAGCGCAAATGCTGGTAGAGCCTAATAACATGCCCCCGGAACCGGGTCTCGCAGAGAATACGATTCGACAGATTATAAGGGTTTCAATAGGAGGAAAGCAGCTGCGTATGCGTTTCTCTAATATATTTAGTGATCAGCCAACTGTTTTAAAATCGGTAAGTGTTGCAAATGTGGTTACTGCTCCTGAGATTGATCCGACAACGCAAAAAATATTAAGTTTCAACGGAAATCCTGAAATAACAATGAATCCCGAACAGGAAGTTTTTTCAGATGCCTTTGATTTTGATTTAAAACCGGGACAGCTTTTAGCCATTACCATTCATTATGGAGCTGCATCCCATAAAACATCAGGCCATCCGGGCTCCAGGACAACTTCTTATATTTTACAGGGTGATAACATTGCCAATGCAGCTTTTTCAGGTGCCATAAAAACGGATCACTGGTACTCTATTATGGGAATAGATGTCAATAATGATAGCTGTGCCAATATTGTATGTCTTGGAAATTCTATTACTGATGGGCGCGGATCAGGAACAAACAAACAAAACAGATGGACGGACATTTTATCTGCCAGATTACTGGCCAATAAAAAAACAGACCACATAGGGGTTTTGAATTTAGGAATAGGAGGAAATTGTGTGGTTAAAGGCGGATTAGGGCCAACAGCGCTGAATCGTTTTGACAGGGATGTATTATCTCAAAAAGGCACAAAATGGTTAATGATTCTTGAAGGCGTAAATGATATTGGAGGAATTAAAAATCCTGAAGATGCTCCTCTTAAAGCTCAGGAACTGATCGAAGCTTATAAAGTCATGATTGATAAAGCACATGCCAAAGGAATAAAAGTATATGGATGTACTATTTTACCTTTTCAGAAATCGTTTTATGACGCCCCTCACAGACAGGAAGCAAGAGATATTGTAAACGAATGGATTCGAAACAGTAATGCCTTTGATGCTGTAATTGATTTTGATAAAGAAATGGCTTCAGGAATGGGCTCCAAAACTATTTTATCAGATATGCATGACGGCGACTTTTTGCATCCAAACGAATCAGGTTATCTTAGGATGGGAGAAGCAGTCGATCTGGATTTATTTAAATAA
- a CDS encoding RagB/SusD family nutrient uptake outer membrane protein produces the protein MKRYIFKNLIIGSVVLFSFTGCSDILEEKPHDFYEPGYFKTESGVLQGLTSHYAHLRWIYGQAYYYNSVQTGTDEHTYGQQADGNFKDHDLSGVGVITPSSSRADVVWNNSYSDINTASGIIENGAAVGVASSLIAESKFFRAFDYFLLVQNFGGVPLDLGAGELKFNSKPSRYSKRNTVTEVYTRAIFPDLVAAINELPDAPRLTGTVTKTVARLILAKAYLTYGWWLQNPNDIPTYPETPRVDPDGHDAQWYFQQAYNISLAGINGAGTTYQLLPYYYDVNLGSNDRNKEVMLYADHTQASEYYNGGSLTSGSGGSPDNFAGWMVTWDYTSIRSTNPADAKSVSSVQRAADQFLGRPWVRMAPPIEVFTNTFADKTNDSRYDGTFSTVYRGNWNLSGTGLTDLGTLNNANGLPVHPGEAILTFLNDEPATPITYSATSPSNVGAGVLPGRADYVISPKGISRRTFPGFWKLGPYRTDNNGGLGQPNAGSTRPFPIAKFSEFYFVAAEAAVKGATGSMTARDLINVIRARAGKWRWDNNGRVAKTADNSALLTSTTPAVIDINYILAERSREYFGEGYRWYDLVRTQKWNELAGKYTIGGIAVGDHTPVVVTRTIEKYHYLRPIPQGQLDGMEMTAEEKAKYQNPGYN, from the coding sequence ATGAAACGATATATTTTTAAAAATTTAATTATAGGATCAGTAGTTTTGTTCTCTTTTACAGGCTGCTCTGATATTCTGGAAGAAAAACCACATGATTTTTACGAACCAGGTTATTTTAAGACAGAATCTGGTGTATTACAAGGTTTAACTTCACATTATGCACACTTACGATGGATATACGGTCAGGCATATTATTACAATTCTGTTCAGACAGGTACTGATGAACATACATATGGACAACAAGCTGATGGAAATTTCAAAGATCATGATTTGTCAGGTGTAGGTGTTATAACTCCTAGTTCAAGCAGAGCTGATGTAGTTTGGAACAATTCTTATAGTGATATTAATACAGCAAGTGGAATTATTGAAAATGGTGCAGCAGTAGGTGTTGCAAGCAGTTTAATAGCTGAGTCTAAATTTTTTAGGGCTTTTGATTATTTTTTATTGGTGCAGAACTTTGGAGGCGTACCTTTAGATTTAGGAGCAGGAGAATTGAAATTTAATAGCAAACCTTCAAGATATTCAAAGCGAAATACAGTAACTGAAGTTTACACCAGAGCTATCTTTCCTGATCTTGTGGCTGCTATAAATGAATTACCTGATGCTCCAAGATTAACAGGAACTGTAACAAAGACCGTGGCGCGTTTGATATTAGCCAAAGCTTACCTTACTTATGGATGGTGGCTACAAAACCCAAATGATATTCCTACTTATCCTGAAACACCAAGAGTAGATCCAGATGGACATGATGCTCAATGGTATTTTCAGCAGGCATATAATATATCATTAGCAGGTATTAATGGTGCAGGAACAACGTATCAGTTACTGCCATATTATTATGATGTAAACTTAGGGTCAAACGATCGCAATAAAGAAGTTATGCTTTATGCAGACCATACTCAGGCAAGTGAATATTATAATGGAGGAAGTCTTACAAGCGGTAGTGGAGGTTCACCGGATAATTTTGCAGGTTGGATGGTAACATGGGATTATACGTCTATCAGAAGTACAAATCCAGCAGATGCAAAATCAGTTTCGAGTGTACAACGTGCAGCTGACCAATTCTTAGGCCGCCCTTGGGTAAGGATGGCACCACCTATTGAAGTATTTACTAATACTTTTGCTGATAAGACAAATGATTCAAGATATGATGGAACTTTTTCTACTGTATATCGTGGAAACTGGAACTTAAGCGGAACAGGTCTAACAGATTTAGGAACGCTTAATAATGCTAATGGTTTACCAGTTCACCCAGGTGAGGCAATTTTAACTTTCCTTAATGATGAGCCTGCAACGCCAATTACTTATTCTGCAACATCTCCAAGCAATGTTGGCGCAGGAGTTTTACCCGGAAGAGCTGATTATGTGATTTCGCCAAAAGGGATAAGTAGAAGAACATTCCCTGGCTTCTGGAAATTAGGACCATACCGTACTGATAATAATGGAGGATTAGGACAGCCAAATGCAGGCAGCACAAGACCATTCCCTATTGCTAAATTTTCTGAATTTTATTTTGTTGCTGCGGAAGCTGCAGTAAAAGGTGCAACAGGTAGTATGACTGCAAGAGATCTTATAAATGTAATTCGTGCCCGTGCTGGTAAATGGCGTTGGGATAATAATGGAAGGGTTGCAAAAACTGCGGATAATAGTGCTTTGTTAACAAGTACAACGCCTGCTGTAATTGACATCAATTATATTTTAGCTGAACGTTCCCGTGAATATTTTGGTGAAGGATATCGTTGGTATGATTTAGTGAGAACTCAAAAATGGAATGAGCTTGCAGGTAAATATACAATAGGTGGAATAGCTGTTGGTGATCATACTCCGGTAGTTGTTACCAGAACAATCGAAAAGTATCATTATTTACGACCAATTCCGCAAGGTCAGTTAGATGGTATGGAGATGACTGCTGAAGAAAAAGCTAAATACCAGAATCCAGGTTACAATTAA
- a CDS encoding alpha/beta hydrolase-fold protein produces the protein MKLITKFFAFAILFSIAQRGYSQDPDFHVYLSFGQSNMEGYAKIEAQDKVGIDDRFQVLAAVSCPETGRKMGNWYTAVPPLCRCNTGLTPVDYFGRNLIANLPKKVKVGVINVAVGGCKIELFDKDKSAEYIATAPEWMKGMIKEYDGNPYARLVEMAKIAQKKGVIKGILLHQGESNTGDTLWPKKVKIVYDNLMKDLNLDPKKVPLLSGETVNEDQNGKCGSMNKIIATLPKTISNSYVISSKGCTVEPDFLHFNASGYRELGKRYAQKMLSLLGYQFSDKGISLRIQAPVGFDQLNADIPAGKIETITYESKTVGSIRKATVYTPPGFNKKKKYPVLYLLHGIGGDEKEWLNGGNPQIILDNLYAEGTIEPMIVVMPNGRAMKDDSANGNIMAPDKVQAFSTFEKDLLNDLIPFIEKKYTVLKDREHRAIAGLSMGGGQSLNFGLGNLDKFAWVGAFSAAPNTKIPKELLPDPEEAKKKLKLLWISCGDNDWLISNSKRTHDYLYKNYVPHVYYIEPGVHDFKVWKNGLYMFSQFLFKPVDASNFAKYTVLGTPAETNIRNAKYPQILPDNRVVFKVKAPQATKVQIDLGKKYDLIKDEEGTWNVTTDVVNKGFNYYSLLIDGVAVADPSSESFYGMGRMASGIEIPNKEGEFYALKDIPHGDIRIKKYFSKGTNSWREMYVYTPPGYENASEKFPVLYLLHGGGEDQRGWATQGKANLILDNLIAENKAKPMVIAMIDGNMGGNEGFNENSLKAFENELKSGVIPFVESNFRVAADAKNRALAGLSMGGLQTLYTGVKNSDMFSYIGVFSSGWWANNQTWSEPQYEFMKSNTAAINSNIKEFWVSIGGKEDIAFENCKIMLSRFDQIGIKYKYSEYPGGHSWPVWRHDLFMFAPLLFK, from the coding sequence ATGAAATTAATAACTAAATTTTTCGCATTTGCTATCCTTTTTTCAATAGCACAAAGAGGATACTCTCAGGATCCTGATTTTCATGTTTATTTAAGTTTTGGCCAGTCTAATATGGAAGGATATGCTAAAATAGAAGCTCAGGACAAAGTAGGAATTGATGACAGGTTTCAGGTCTTGGCAGCGGTAAGCTGCCCGGAGACAGGACGTAAAATGGGAAACTGGTATACCGCAGTCCCGCCTTTATGCCGATGTAATACCGGGCTAACGCCTGTTGATTATTTTGGAAGAAACCTAATTGCTAATCTTCCTAAAAAAGTAAAAGTAGGCGTTATCAATGTAGCAGTTGGAGGTTGTAAAATTGAGCTTTTTGATAAAGATAAATCGGCAGAATATATAGCAACAGCGCCTGAATGGATGAAGGGTATGATTAAGGAATACGACGGAAATCCGTATGCGAGGCTAGTTGAGATGGCAAAAATTGCACAAAAAAAAGGAGTTATTAAAGGTATTTTACTGCATCAGGGAGAATCTAACACCGGTGATACACTTTGGCCTAAAAAAGTAAAAATTGTCTATGATAATTTAATGAAAGATCTGAATCTGGATCCGAAAAAAGTGCCGCTTCTTTCTGGTGAGACGGTAAATGAAGACCAGAATGGTAAATGTGGAAGCATGAATAAAATTATTGCAACACTGCCAAAAACAATATCGAATTCTTATGTAATTTCATCTAAAGGTTGTACAGTAGAACCCGATTTTTTACATTTTAATGCTTCTGGTTACAGAGAATTAGGAAAACGCTATGCTCAGAAAATGCTTTCTTTGTTGGGATATCAATTCTCTGATAAAGGTATTTCTTTAAGAATACAGGCTCCTGTTGGCTTTGATCAGTTAAATGCAGACATACCAGCCGGAAAAATAGAGACCATTACTTATGAATCTAAAACTGTGGGTTCAATCCGAAAAGCTACCGTTTATACACCACCCGGATTCAATAAAAAGAAAAAATATCCTGTATTATATCTTTTGCACGGAATAGGAGGCGATGAAAAAGAGTGGCTTAACGGCGGGAATCCGCAGATTATTCTCGATAACCTTTACGCAGAAGGTACAATAGAACCTATGATAGTAGTGATGCCAAACGGAAGAGCCATGAAAGATGATAGTGCCAATGGCAATATAATGGCTCCTGATAAAGTACAGGCATTTTCTACTTTCGAAAAAGACTTATTGAATGATTTAATTCCGTTTATTGAAAAAAAATATACGGTTCTCAAAGATAGAGAACATCGCGCTATTGCAGGATTGTCAATGGGAGGCGGACAATCACTGAATTTCGGATTAGGTAATTTAGATAAATTTGCATGGGTTGGCGCATTTTCTGCAGCTCCAAATACCAAAATCCCCAAAGAGCTTCTTCCTGATCCTGAAGAAGCAAAAAAGAAATTAAAATTGCTCTGGATTTCCTGTGGAGATAACGACTGGCTTATTAGTAACAGCAAACGCACCCACGATTATTTATATAAAAATTATGTTCCGCATGTGTACTATATAGAACCGGGAGTTCATGATTTTAAAGTATGGAAAAACGGTCTGTATATGTTCTCACAATTTTTGTTCAAACCCGTAGATGCTTCAAATTTTGCAAAATATACTGTTTTAGGAACACCGGCAGAAACGAATATCCGCAATGCTAAATATCCTCAAATATTGCCGGATAACCGGGTAGTTTTTAAAGTCAAAGCACCACAAGCCACAAAAGTGCAAATTGATTTAGGGAAAAAATATGACCTGATAAAAGATGAAGAAGGAACATGGAATGTAACTACTGATGTCGTTAATAAAGGATTTAATTATTATTCCCTGCTTATTGATGGTGTTGCTGTTGCTGATCCGTCAAGCGAAAGTTTTTATGGTATGGGACGTATGGCAAGCGGAATTGAAATCCCGAATAAAGAAGGGGAGTTTTATGCTTTAAAAGACATTCCACATGGTGATATCAGGATTAAGAAATATTTTTCAAAAGGAACTAATTCATGGCGTGAAATGTATGTTTATACACCGCCGGGTTATGAAAATGCTTCAGAAAAATTTCCTGTTTTATATTTATTGCACGGCGGAGGTGAAGATCAGAGAGGATGGGCCACTCAGGGCAAAGCTAATTTGATTTTAGACAATCTGATAGCTGAGAATAAAGCAAAACCAATGGTAATAGCTATGATTGATGGCAATATGGGAGGGAATGAAGGCTTTAATGAAAATTCCCTAAAAGCTTTTGAAAATGAATTGAAATCTGGAGTAATACCATTTGTAGAAAGTAATTTTAGAGTAGCAGCTGATGCTAAAAACAGAGCTTTGGCCGGATTATCAATGGGCGGATTACAGACTCTTTATACAGGGGTTAAAAACTCAGATATGTTTTCCTATATAGGTGTATTTAGCTCGGGCTGGTGGGCTAATAACCAGACATGGTCAGAACCTCAGTATGAATTTATGAAAAGCAATACCGCCGCTATTAATTCTAATATTAAAGAATTTTGGGTGTCGATAGGAGGTAAAGAAGATATTGCTTTTGAAAATTGTAAAATAATGCTAAGCAGGTTTGATCAGATTGGAATCAAATATAAATACAGTGAATACCCTGGAGGGCATAGCTGGCCAGTATGGAGGCACGACTTATTTATGTTTGCGCCTCTGTTGTTCAAATAG